The DNA region CCTGGCTGCAATTTGCTACTCACTTACAATTTCCAACACCATTCCTTGACAAGCAGATTGCTCAAAGCTGTACTTGGCAAGCTACCAGCCTTCAACTTCTTACAGATCTTGGATTGGCTGCCTTACCCCTCTAGTAGGAAAGAATGGAGTTcccagctttttcttttttccatttttgcgTTTTTGCCCTCCATCCCACCTTTTTCACATCTCTTGTTTCGCTTAGTGGCTGGTGCCCCGTGCTGCTGGACTGTGAAAGGCCTTCAGTTGGTAGGCAGAAGTTTATGAAGGGAAGAGTTGTGATTGGTTTGCTTTCTTCCCCATTAGGCTCGGGGATGAGACCAGATCTGATTAGGCACCAAGATGGCCCTCTGATGGATATGAGTTTCAGTCCCTTCCCGCCGGGGGGCAGGAACGGGAGCTGGCGTGGCAGAGGTGAAACACCTCGATTGATCTGGTTGATTTGATCGATTGCCTTTTTAACCTAACCCTTAGCTGTTTATTGGTAGAAGTTGTGCCATTGAAACTATCAGGTTGACTGCCCCAAAAACAGCGGAATTTACCAACAAACTATCTAAATCCCTAATAGCCAGTTTACATCAAATACTTTATACCTTACATGAAGCCtgagtaaatattttaatgtgctCACACTAAAACATTTAAGAGAAGCACACCATTTAGAGATGTGCTCTGttcttttaatgtcaaaaacgtacaaacaaatgctttaaaaatcaAGCTGTAAGACAGAAGAGGCAGAAGTACACACGTTTTTTGAAGGCCATACTGCATTCTGCCTCCTCAATCTGCCCAGggtaaatgaaaacttttttctcatttgttttaaattttgtcagaatacatactgtatttctgcaCCTCTTTTGCTCCTACAATCCTCTAAGGATTTATATTTAGCTCAATATCAAGAAAACACCtctgtttaaattgtttttgcaaaatTCCTTCATGCAGTTGCatgatacatttaaaacaaaatgtgtcgAGTGACCCATTAATGACCCATGGTCCCATTAAGCCATAAATGTCATTGAGTGGCCCTTGTACAGAATAATCTATTTGCAGTATATACGGTATGTCAAATATATTTTAGCTTGActtagcttaaaaaaaaaagaaaaaaaaaagccagcttGAAACAGTTTTCTGAGTATATGTCCTCATCTGTTCTGTTGCCTTCTGatttttcaacattatttttgtgagctttttttcatttgttgttccCTGTAGCTATGGCTTGCTCTTCCTTATCTCTGTGTCATTGTCCCTGCTTTAAACTGCCCCAATCAGTAcctaaatatatctatatatgaaggaaactgagaaaataaaggcTACTACAAGTAGGGGTGAACGGTTCACAAAATTCATATCACAGTGTGGGTCAGTTTTGGGTTTGGTACCTTTTTGGTAAAGTAGGGGGGCGGAGCAATGTCAATTTCAACATGTCACCTAAATTAGCTAGTATATTCGGGTTTTTTAAAAGAGCGCAAACCCGCTTAAAGAAGGCAATTGACTCCTTTCCCATTGGAGTCTGGCTGTTCTGCCTCCCCAGACTGGAAGCTAGTGACTGTTACGGCGGTTACTCACTTACTCTCACCTCGCTGTCTTGCCAATGTTGCATCTTGCATTTTTGCACATGAAGAACAAAATTGCTGTTGCACGTTGTTCCCTTAGACTGTTAAAAAACGATAAATGTTCCTTGATATTTACGTACCAGTGTCTGGGACTTCTATGCGCGTCATAGCATCACACTGGAAAAGGAGCGAAAGTTAGCGCATCCACCCGGGTGTCATGTTTTCATCACTGCGGAACGGAGCTGGAGCCAATAAATACCCATGACTACTGCAGAGTCATTTGATGTGGCAAGGAATGCCAATTGTACCCTTTCCCCCTGAGGATAATAGCCAGATGTTAGTGGGGTATTTTCCAGTGAGAAAGGGGCtatacttttcatttatttggcaaaaaaaaaaattgaaccacTGTTTTCCATAACAACTTCTGGCTAAGAACAAGAGCATAAACACTTCTTTACTGTGAAATCTCAATTAAAGAATAGGTTTTCTAAGTAGtgtgaacaaaaaaagcagctttgttattttgacataaaaaaaatttcctctAAATACCCACAGTGCTTTAGTTACAGATTTTGCCGTGTGTCAATCTGCATGGAGAGGCTCTTTAAATGCTGCAGGGAGAAGGAGTCGCTCTTTCCTACCCGATCATCCCCTCCTTTCGCTGTCAAAAGACACACTGGGGTGTTGTCTTCTTAAATGGTTCATCATATTGGAATTATTGCTGCTAGCATAAGTTTTATCCAccactttttttccatcatcatCGTAGGTAACACTAAATCCGCAATGCTCCCATACAGCAGACCAAAACGATGCTGTCTGATCCTCTAACTATACTTTCTTGTTCACTTGCCACTTCCaagactgactgacagctgaatTTGACACTTCATCCGTGCCAGCTGAGAAGTTTTACTGGGTTATTAGCTTGAGGCTTATATCCCCAATAActttatttgaagtttttttctgtgcatacCTCATAGCTTATTTCCAATGAACCGAACAATGCATAAATGCCCCGAACCGTGAATAGCGAACTGAATGGGTCAGATTTTTTACTTGAACCGTTCCACCCCTATCTACAAGACATTAAAACCAGAGTTTGACCATCAAACGGCTGGGCcgatgtgtttttatgttttaaaccagccaattacattttcaagtaaaaacgTCTTTTTGATTTATACCAGAACACTTAATTCCCCATCATACTCAAAAAGCTGGGGAGGGCTCTACCTGCTGTAACATAAACCAAagattaagagtttttttttcatgagtttctgttttgtcgcttgtgttctttttttttttttttaggtgggATGCAGGGTCCTCCACGTCCCCCTCCTGGTCCACCTGGTCCCCCTGGCCCTCCAGGACCTCCACCTCCTGGACAGGgcctcccccctccccttgCTGGTCCTCCAAATCGTGGTGACAGGCCTCCTCCCCCTGTTCTCTTCCCTGGTCAGTTTGGCCAACCGCCAATGGGACCCCTGCCTCCAGGCCCCCCTCCTCCAGGTTATGGCCCTCCCCCTGGCCCCCCACCTCCTCAACAGGGTCCGCCACCTCCAGGACCTTTCCCTCCTCGGCCCCCAGGTCCCATTGGACCCCCTATGGCTTTGGCTCCACCTCCACACATGCCAGGTCCCCCGCCAGGTGGACCGCCACCAGCCCCCCATGTCAACCCTGCCTTCTTCCCCCCACCTGGCAACAACAGCATGCCCCCCAACGATAGCCGAGGGCCCCCAGGACCAAACGACCCGTACGGACGCCCACCACCATATGAGAGAGGGGACTACGGCCCTGGAGGCCGGTAAGAATGGGTGGTGAAGTTGGGCAATTTATTTCCTGTTCTCTTGGCATTACAGAAAGTGTTGCTCTTTTTATTTAGTGCATGAATTATGGACTTAATGTAGTAAGATGCCAATTTGcgcttttttttgttaaagccaGTTTGCATTGGTTGCAAAGATAACTAtattttaacactgaaacaTAGCAAGTGCCATGaactttgtgtgtttatctctcTTTGTAGTGAGATGGAGGCGTCGCGGACCCCCTTGAGCGAGGCAGAGTTTGAGGAGATcatgaacagaaacagagccATCTCCTCCAGTGCTATATCAAGGGCTGTGTCTGACGCTAGTGCAGGTAACACACAGTAGAGTACATACAATGTAACTACATGCTTGTTGTGAGTGTTAACATGTCAGCAACacaaaaattagaaacaaagATAAATTAAACTTATCGCAACCTTGTGTCATCTCTTTAGCTGATTATGGCAGTGCTATAGAGACCTTGGTGACTGCCATCAGTCTGATTAAGCAGTCCAAAGTGTCAGCAGACGACCGCTGTAAGGTTCTCATAAGTTCCCTGCAGGACTGTCTTCACGGCATTGAGTCAAAAAGTTATGGCTCTGCCTCCAGgtaagattttcatttaatgccATTAAGTGTCccattaaatataataataataataattattattattattattattattattatcattatcattatcatcatcatcatcattactaAAAAGACATGTAAAACAACTAGACAGATAGAATATTTTAGGAATATATTGTATCTagcacaaaggaaaaaaagccagCCAGATTTGAAGCCACATGGACTATTTGCCTAACATTTGATATGGTTGTGCCTGCCTTTACGTTTTCTAGCCTATGTTTTCTATAATGCTGACCATAGCCTAAATGAGTTTATTTCAAATGGCAATTGGCCCTATAAGATTTGGCATTTAAAACGTTGAAACCCGGGTACACAGCCTAATGATGCTTCTGTGTGTCTGCCAGGCGAGAACGCTCCAGAGAACGTGACCACAGCCGCTCCAGAGAAAAGAGCCGACGCCACAAGTCCCGCAGTCGCGACAGGCATGAGGACTATTACCGAGAACGCAGCCGAGAGCGGGACCGCCATCGTGAgagggacagggacagagaccgggaaagggagagggagagggagtacCGACACCGCTAGACAAGAAGGGAGGTGGGTACAAcctttgttattttcttctgtcataacccctgtttctttcttcttcaacATTGCATTTGTCTTGGACCTGGACTGAGCCAGACTAGTAGAGGCCTAAACTACAcgatgagagaaaaaaacgcCACTGTTCATGTTTTAA from Xiphias gladius isolate SHS-SW01 ecotype Sanya breed wild chromosome 2, ASM1685928v1, whole genome shotgun sequence includes:
- the cpsf6 gene encoding cleavage and polyadenylation specificity factor subunit 6 isoform X1; amino-acid sequence: MADGVDHIDIYADVEEEFNQESDYPVHEQIDLYDDVISPSANNGDAPEDRDYLDSLPAPGGTEGGKSAPPNVVYTYTGKRIALYIGNLTWWTTDEDLTEAIRSIGITDVLEIKFFENRANGQSKGFALVCVGSEASSRKLMELLSKRELHGQNPIVTPCNKQSLSQFEMQSRKSTQSGQMSGEGKAGPPGAGPRGGFPMGGRGRGRFPGPPGPGGDRFPGPVGPGGPPPHFPGSGMRPDLIRHQDGPLMDMSFSPFPPGGRNGSWRGRGGMQGPPRPPPGPPGPPGPPGPPPPGQGLPPPLAGPPNRGDRPPPPVLFPGQFGQPPMGPLPPGPPPPGYGPPPGPPPPQQGPPPPGPFPPRPPGPIGPPMALAPPPHMPGPPPGGPPPAPHVNPAFFPPPGNNSMPPNDSRGPPGPNDPYGRPPPYERGDYGPGGREMEASRTPLSEAEFEEIMNRNRAISSSAISRAVSDASAADYGSAIETLVTAISLIKQSKVSADDRCKVLISSLQDCLHGIESKSYGSASRRERSRERDHSRSREKSRRHKSRSRDRHEDYYRERSRERDRHRERDRDRDREREREREYRHR
- the cpsf6 gene encoding cleavage and polyadenylation specificity factor subunit 6 isoform X2; amino-acid sequence: MADGVDHIDIYADVEEEFNQESDYPVHEQIDLYDDVISPSANNGDAPEDRDYLDSLPAPGGTEGGKSAPPNVVYTYTGKRIALYIGNLTWWTTDEDLTEAIRSIGITDVLEIKFFENRANGQSKGFALVCVGSEASSRKLMELLSKRELHGQNPIVTPCNKQSLSQFEMQSRKSTQSGQMSGEGKAGPPGAGPRGGFPMGGRGRGRFPGPPGPGGDRFPGPVGPGGPPPHFPGGMQGPPRPPPGPPGPPGPPGPPPPGQGLPPPLAGPPNRGDRPPPPVLFPGQFGQPPMGPLPPGPPPPGYGPPPGPPPPQQGPPPPGPFPPRPPGPIGPPMALAPPPHMPGPPPGGPPPAPHVNPAFFPPPGNNSMPPNDSRGPPGPNDPYGRPPPYERGDYGPGGREMEASRTPLSEAEFEEIMNRNRAISSSAISRAVSDASAADYGSAIETLVTAISLIKQSKVSADDRCKVLISSLQDCLHGIESKSYGSASRRERSRERDHSRSREKSRRHKSRSRDRHEDYYRERSRERDRHRERDRDRDREREREREYRHR
- the cpsf6 gene encoding cleavage and polyadenylation specificity factor subunit 6 isoform X3, giving the protein MADGVDHIDIYADVEEEFNQESDYPVHEQIDLYDDVISPSANNGDAPEDRDYLDSLPAPGGTEGGKSAPPNVVYTYTGKRIALYIGNLTWWTTDEDLTEAIRSIGITDVLEIKFFENRANGQSKGFALVCVGSEASSRKLMELLSKRELHGQNPIVTPCNKQSLSQFEMQSRKSGMQGPPRPPPGPPGPPGPPGPPPPGQGLPPPLAGPPNRGDRPPPPVLFPGQFGQPPMGPLPPGPPPPGYGPPPGPPPPQQGPPPPGPFPPRPPGPIGPPMALAPPPHMPGPPPGGPPPAPHVNPAFFPPPGNNSMPPNDSRGPPGPNDPYGRPPPYERGDYGPGGREMEASRTPLSEAEFEEIMNRNRAISSSAISRAVSDASAADYGSAIETLVTAISLIKQSKVSADDRCKVLISSLQDCLHGIESKSYGSASRRERSRERDHSRSREKSRRHKSRSRDRHEDYYRERSRERDRHRERDRDRDREREREREYRHR